The Epinephelus lanceolatus isolate andai-2023 chromosome 21, ASM4190304v1, whole genome shotgun sequence genome has a segment encoding these proteins:
- the taco1 gene encoding translational activator of cytochrome c oxidase 1 yields the protein MTGATVLRALRTLRPRTLAATSGRLLAPVECVLPPASCVLYSPWRTAPVRTLQLCSALCAGHNKWSKVKHIKGPKDEARGKIFMKFAMMIKIAVKEGGSNPDLNINLAHVLEQCRSKNMPKASIDAAIKSAEKTKPASQHIFGARGPGGCLLLIEVLTDNHPRSHQEIKRLLIKNRAALSDGACNNFSRRGVVVVPGQNISTERALELAIEAGAEDVQETEDEEEQPVLQFICDMTDLRKVRASLEELGMQITSAGLDYVPRTLLSLDQDQLDAASTLIEALSDYPDVVQVWDNIQTDS from the exons aTGACGGGGGCGACGGTGCTTAGAGCTCTCCGGACCCTGCGCCCCCGGACACTGGCCGCGACCTCAGGCAGGTTACTGGCCCCGGTGGAGTGCGTCCTCCCGCCGGCTTCGTGCGTGTTGTACTCGCCTTGGAGGACCGCTCCTGTCAGGACGCTGCAGCTGTGCTCCGCCTTGTGTGCCGGTCACAACAAGTGGTCAAAGGTGAAGCACATCAAGGGACCCAAGGATGAGGCGAGGGGCAAGATCTTTATGAAGTTTGCGATGATGATAAAAATAGCTGTGAAAG AGGGTGGATCCAATCCAGACCTGAATATAAACTTAGCCCACGTACTGGAGCAGTGCAGGAGTAAGAACATGCCTAAAGCCTCCATAGATGCTGCTATAAAGAGTGCG GAGAAGACTAAACCGGCATCCCAGCACATATTTGGAGCTCGGGGGCCCGGTGGATGTCTGCTGCTCATTGAGGTCCTGACTGACAACCACCCACGCAGCCACCAGGAAATCAAACGCCTGCTTATCAAGAACAG AGCAGCGCTGTCAGACGGAGCCTGTAACAACTTCAGCAGGAGGGGGGTGGTAGTGGTGCCGGGTCAGAACATCTCGACGGAGCGAGCTTTGGAGCTGGCCATCGAGGCGGGAGCTGAAGATGTCCAAGAGACcgaggatgaggaggagcagCCCGTCCTGCAG TTTATTTGTGACATGACAGACTTGAGGAAAGTGCGAGCCtcactggaggagctggggatgcAGATTACATCTGCTGGGCTGGACTATGTTCCCCGCACCCTCTTGTCTCTGGACCAGGATCAGCTAGATGCTGCTTCAACGCTGATAGAAGCCCTCAGTGACTATCCAGACGTAGTCCAAGTGTGGGACAACATCCAGACTGACAGCTGA
- the pth3r gene encoding parathyroid hormone 3 receptor isoform X2 yields MLSAQGTGVLALFHSVIIVTALIDSDDVITRDEQIYVLIGAHAKCERNIQAQVSLLKEGDCIPEWDGIICWPRSRAGQLVSVLCPEYIYDFNHRGRAYRHCDVSGNWVQVPSINRTWANYTECTTYLTSNHRSQEEVFERLHLMYTVGYSISLASLLVAVSILCYFKRLHCTRNYIHIHLFTSFICRAVSIFVKDAVLYSITDDREVELTAQKPHMAGCKVAVTLFFYFLATNHYWILVEGLYLHSLIFMAFLSDKNYLWALTIIGWGVPAVFVSVWVSARASLADTQCWDLSAGNLKWIYQVPILAAIVVNFLLFVNIIRVLASKLWETNTGKLDPRQQYRKLLKSTLVLMPLFGVHYMVFMALPYTEVTGLLWQVQMHYEMFFNSSQGFFVAFIYCFCNGEVQAELKKAWLRRSLVLDLKQKARMTSSGGGGSCYYGGMMSHTTTHSVSLSSANSRALSLTGGVVGSGGAAGGGSGVRLPRHGSLHSQTNLPGYVPGDTETSGVFVRHTRASKVNHETRSHGASPAQTPGEEDSRLSLKELETIL; encoded by the exons ATGTTGTCTGCACAAGGAACTGGTGTGTTGGCTCTTTTCCACAGTGTCATAATAGTCACTGCACTG ATAGATTCTGATGACGTCATCACCAGAGATGAGCAGATCTACGTCTTGATTGGTGCTCACGCCAAGTGTGAGAGGAACATCCAGGCACAAGTGTCCCTGCTTAAAG AAGGCGACTGTATCCCAGAGTGGGACGGGATCATCTGCTGGCCGCGGAGCAGAGCGGGTCAGCTGGTGTCAGTGCTGTGTCCAGAGTACATCTACGACTTCAACCACAGAG GGCGAGCCTACCGCCACTGTGACGTGTCAGGGAACTGGGTGCAGGTGCCAAGTATCAACCGCACTTGGGCTAACTACACTGAGTGCACCACATACTTGACCTCCAACCACaggagccaagaggag GTGTTTGAGAGACTCCACCTCATGTACACTGTGGGCTACTCCATTTCTCTAGCATCGCTGCTGGTGGCCGTCTCCATCCTCTGTTATTTCAA GCGTCTCCACTGCACACGCAACTACATCCACATTCACCTCTTCACCTCCTTCATATGTCGAGCAGTCAGCATTTTTGTGAAGGACGCTGTGCTCTACTCCATAACTGATGACAGAGAGGTTGAGCTCACTGCACAAAAGCCGCACATG GCCGGCTGTAAAGTTGCTGTTACTCTCTTCTTTTATTTCCTGGCCACCAATCACTACTGGATCCTTGTGGAGGGGTTGTACCTACACAGCCTCATCTTCATGGCCTTCCTCTCTGACAAAAACTACCTGTGGGCCCTCACCATCATCGGCTGGG GtgttccagctgtgtttgtgtctgtctgggTCAGTGCTCGAGCATCGCTGGCAGACACACA GTGTTGGGACCTCAGTGCAGGAAACCTGAAGTGGATCTATCAAGTTCCCATTCTGGCAGCCATTGTT GTGAACTTCCTCCTCTTCGTCAACATAATACGTGTACTGGCCTCCAAACTGTGGGAAACAAACACTGGTAAACTGGACCCTCGGCAGCAGTATCG GAAGCTGCTCAAGTCCACATTAGTGCTCATGCCCTTGTTTGGAGTTCACTACATGGTGTTCATGGCTCTTCCCTACACTGAGGTCACAGggctgctgtggcaggtgcAAATGCATTATGAGATGTTCTTCAATTCATCACAG GGCTTTTTTGTGGCATTTATCTACTGTTTCTGCAATGGAGAG GTGCAGGCAGAGCTAAAGAAGGCGTGGTTAAGACGTAGCCTTGTGCTCGACCTCAAACAAAAAGCCAGGATGACCAGCAGCGGGGGCGGAGGCAGCTGTTACTACGGCGGCATGATGTCACACACCACCACCCACAGCGTCAGCTTGTCTAGTGCCAATTCCAGAGCTCTTTCCCTCACTGGAGGTGTGGTGGGTTCTGGTGGTGCTGCCGGTGGAGGGTCAGGGGTCAGGCTGCCGCGCCACGGTTCTCTTCACTCGCAAACCAACCTGCCTGGATACGTGCCCGGTGACACTGAGACCTCTGGAGTTTTTGTCAGGCACACCAGAGCCAGCAAAGTAAATCATGAGACCAGAAGTCATGGAGCATCTCCAGCCCAAACCCCTGGAGAAGAAGACAGTCGCTTATCGCTGAAAGAGCTGGAGACTATCTTGTGA
- the pth3r gene encoding parathyroid hormone 3 receptor isoform X1 — MLSAQGTGVLALFHSVIIVTALIDSDDVITRDEQIYVLIGAHAKCERNIQAQVSLLKEGDCIPEWDGIICWPRSRAGQLVSVLCPEYIYDFNHRGRAYRHCDVSGNWVQVPSINRTWANYTECTTYLTSNHRSQEEKVFERLHLMYTVGYSISLASLLVAVSILCYFKRLHCTRNYIHIHLFTSFICRAVSIFVKDAVLYSITDDREVELTAQKPHMAGCKVAVTLFFYFLATNHYWILVEGLYLHSLIFMAFLSDKNYLWALTIIGWGVPAVFVSVWVSARASLADTQCWDLSAGNLKWIYQVPILAAIVVNFLLFVNIIRVLASKLWETNTGKLDPRQQYRKLLKSTLVLMPLFGVHYMVFMALPYTEVTGLLWQVQMHYEMFFNSSQGFFVAFIYCFCNGEVQAELKKAWLRRSLVLDLKQKARMTSSGGGGSCYYGGMMSHTTTHSVSLSSANSRALSLTGGVVGSGGAAGGGSGVRLPRHGSLHSQTNLPGYVPGDTETSGVFVRHTRASKVNHETRSHGASPAQTPGEEDSRLSLKELETIL, encoded by the exons ATGTTGTCTGCACAAGGAACTGGTGTGTTGGCTCTTTTCCACAGTGTCATAATAGTCACTGCACTG ATAGATTCTGATGACGTCATCACCAGAGATGAGCAGATCTACGTCTTGATTGGTGCTCACGCCAAGTGTGAGAGGAACATCCAGGCACAAGTGTCCCTGCTTAAAG AAGGCGACTGTATCCCAGAGTGGGACGGGATCATCTGCTGGCCGCGGAGCAGAGCGGGTCAGCTGGTGTCAGTGCTGTGTCCAGAGTACATCTACGACTTCAACCACAGAG GGCGAGCCTACCGCCACTGTGACGTGTCAGGGAACTGGGTGCAGGTGCCAAGTATCAACCGCACTTGGGCTAACTACACTGAGTGCACCACATACTTGACCTCCAACCACaggagccaagaggag aagGTGTTTGAGAGACTCCACCTCATGTACACTGTGGGCTACTCCATTTCTCTAGCATCGCTGCTGGTGGCCGTCTCCATCCTCTGTTATTTCAA GCGTCTCCACTGCACACGCAACTACATCCACATTCACCTCTTCACCTCCTTCATATGTCGAGCAGTCAGCATTTTTGTGAAGGACGCTGTGCTCTACTCCATAACTGATGACAGAGAGGTTGAGCTCACTGCACAAAAGCCGCACATG GCCGGCTGTAAAGTTGCTGTTACTCTCTTCTTTTATTTCCTGGCCACCAATCACTACTGGATCCTTGTGGAGGGGTTGTACCTACACAGCCTCATCTTCATGGCCTTCCTCTCTGACAAAAACTACCTGTGGGCCCTCACCATCATCGGCTGGG GtgttccagctgtgtttgtgtctgtctgggTCAGTGCTCGAGCATCGCTGGCAGACACACA GTGTTGGGACCTCAGTGCAGGAAACCTGAAGTGGATCTATCAAGTTCCCATTCTGGCAGCCATTGTT GTGAACTTCCTCCTCTTCGTCAACATAATACGTGTACTGGCCTCCAAACTGTGGGAAACAAACACTGGTAAACTGGACCCTCGGCAGCAGTATCG GAAGCTGCTCAAGTCCACATTAGTGCTCATGCCCTTGTTTGGAGTTCACTACATGGTGTTCATGGCTCTTCCCTACACTGAGGTCACAGggctgctgtggcaggtgcAAATGCATTATGAGATGTTCTTCAATTCATCACAG GGCTTTTTTGTGGCATTTATCTACTGTTTCTGCAATGGAGAG GTGCAGGCAGAGCTAAAGAAGGCGTGGTTAAGACGTAGCCTTGTGCTCGACCTCAAACAAAAAGCCAGGATGACCAGCAGCGGGGGCGGAGGCAGCTGTTACTACGGCGGCATGATGTCACACACCACCACCCACAGCGTCAGCTTGTCTAGTGCCAATTCCAGAGCTCTTTCCCTCACTGGAGGTGTGGTGGGTTCTGGTGGTGCTGCCGGTGGAGGGTCAGGGGTCAGGCTGCCGCGCCACGGTTCTCTTCACTCGCAAACCAACCTGCCTGGATACGTGCCCGGTGACACTGAGACCTCTGGAGTTTTTGTCAGGCACACCAGAGCCAGCAAAGTAAATCATGAGACCAGAAGTCATGGAGCATCTCCAGCCCAAACCCCTGGAGAAGAAGACAGTCGCTTATCGCTGAAAGAGCTGGAGACTATCTTGTGA